Proteins co-encoded in one Candidatus Stoquefichus sp. SB1 genomic window:
- a CDS encoding HIT family protein translates to MECLFCEKKEYILENEVGYAIFDDNPVSQGHMLIIPKKHIEHFFVADEQTRILLLSLLDEAKAYLDNMYHPNGYNIGMNCGEVAGQSIMHLHIHLIPRYLHDCDDPKGGVRGVIPEKMHY, encoded by the coding sequence ATGGAATGTCTGTTTTGTGAGAAAAAAGAATACATATTAGAAAATGAAGTTGGATATGCGATTTTTGATGATAATCCTGTTAGTCAGGGACATATGTTGATTATTCCTAAAAAGCATATTGAACATTTCTTTGTTGCTGATGAACAAACCCGTATTTTACTATTATCATTGCTTGATGAAGCGAAAGCTTATTTAGATAATATGTATCATCCAAATGGATATAACATAGGTATGAATTGTGGTGAAGTTGCAGGACAATCTATTATGCATTTACATATTCATTTGATTCCTCGCTATTTGCATGATTGTGATGATCCTAAAGGTGGTGTTAGAGGTGTTATACCAGAAAAAATGCATTATTAA
- a CDS encoding DUF1542 domain-containing protein has translation MKKKKQVCKFVKVMFLIMVLVMGTVGLQNMNIVKANTAYTLKANITLNTINSANLRSAVVYYNDNPNIAFDSSNPVASYQKLTANVSGKTLTLNTTIATQVPYIIVIATDTNNIQYFAGFAPKWDGSKWNCGGGTQHYPPDMATGGTEITIGYLASHFLPNIIQLKDLNIGNISSSYSYTGSAIVPKPSISLRSDSIFNSTGNNILLGENTNYTISYSNNVNVGLGKMQISFNKPYSGTVESQFRIVAKSISEAAINATLDKTAYGYTGSAVSPIPTVIVEGKTLTKDKDYTITYGELTKIGSGYKAKVTLQGNYSGTKEVTYSIIDTTVAFMNNYLGGESAPYTKVTTTNYQQIINGESTYNTMTDGQKKLINDRLTDTTYPELLAEAKLMKVKQDALNNIDTNANTQKAAINALSYLTKAEKDKYIADIDQAIATAKNQISNADNTSDVDSIKTNLTNSINKTKETAILQNEKNKVISEIDLDVKKKTEEINALNNLSASEKKSFINQINAASTTAKQAVEDASSSAAIVTAKNAYDSSSQKTKEAAQLQNAKNKANENILQYAKTKKDEIAKLDLSDTQKTKLNKEIDQVVGKAKDAITQSNSISDVETLEKNAKTSIDNEKNQAIGEEFANKYIRKEKDGPIYKETTSQNVDQILNGKEPWKDLTVQQQAIVDQIIKDGSNFTTYQDYLDNADKYLDQYSTKFIKNHMTQDNDIITEVKLSTLDNILGGEKEFGELSQSEKNAINKKLKTAGATQTYEEMLTDAHMLAKENASTFVKDYLTVDNQVVTEVNQKTLDAILSAESEYSTLTQSEKDEVNAKLKASGSTQTYEEMLAEAKVMLTETTNHFIENHMTQNNEIITKVKISTLDNIIGGEDDFNALTYAQKAEINAKLKTAGATQTYEEMLADAHMLAKENASTFVKDYLTVDNQVVTEVNQKTLDAILSAESEYSTLTQSEKDEVNAKLKASGSTQTYEEMLAKAKAMLEGTADGFLKIHMTDSRNELITVVTRENLDKIINGEMDFNALTAAQKNKVNAELKAAGATQTYEEMLATAKKMVQQNANDFIDKYVSDRSRNIYKTANQSNYAQILSGQEVWNQLSESEKNAINELLIHSGGKTYEELLKQANEIKKSVKTDDDTDMMPLYMLLSSSLVLGGYIYIKRKQTI, from the coding sequence ATGAAAAAGAAAAAACAAGTTTGTAAATTTGTAAAAGTCATGTTTTTGATAATGGTACTTGTAATGGGTACTGTTGGCTTACAGAATATGAATATTGTTAAAGCAAATACTGCTTATACTCTTAAAGCCAATATAACGTTAAATACAATAAATAGTGCGAATTTAAGAAGTGCAGTTGTTTATTACAATGACAATCCAAATATAGCATTTGACTCTAGTAACCCTGTTGCTAGTTATCAAAAATTAACAGCGAATGTGAGTGGCAAAACTTTGACACTTAATACAACAATAGCAACACAGGTTCCATATATTATTGTTATTGCAACTGATACAAATAATATTCAATATTTTGCTGGATTTGCTCCAAAATGGGATGGAAGTAAATGGAATTGTGGTGGAGGTACACAACATTATCCACCTGATATGGCTACTGGTGGTACTGAAATTACTATTGGATATCTGGCAAGCCATTTCTTGCCTAATATTATTCAATTAAAAGATTTAAATATTGGTAATATCAGTTCTTCATATTCATATACAGGTAGCGCTATTGTACCTAAACCATCGATTTCATTAAGAAGTGATAGTATTTTCAATTCTACAGGAAACAATATTCTTCTTGGTGAAAATACAAATTATACAATAAGTTATTCAAATAATGTTAATGTAGGGTTAGGAAAAATGCAGATTTCATTTAATAAACCATACAGTGGAACTGTAGAATCTCAATTTAGAATTGTTGCTAAATCAATAAGTGAAGCTGCTATAAATGCAACTTTGGATAAAACGGCATATGGATATACGGGTAGTGCAGTATCTCCTATTCCTACAGTTATTGTTGAAGGAAAAACATTAACAAAAGATAAAGATTATACAATAACATATGGTGAATTAACAAAGATTGGTAGTGGATATAAAGCAAAAGTGACATTGCAAGGTAATTATAGTGGAACAAAGGAAGTGACATATAGCATTATAGATACAACAGTTGCTTTCATGAATAATTATTTAGGAGGCGAATCTGCTCCATATACTAAAGTAACGACTACTAATTATCAACAGATCATTAATGGTGAATCAACGTATAATACAATGACTGATGGACAAAAGAAATTAATTAATGACAGATTAACAGATACAACTTATCCTGAGTTATTAGCAGAAGCTAAACTTATGAAAGTTAAGCAAGATGCTCTCAATAACATTGATACAAATGCAAATACACAAAAAGCAGCAATCAATGCTTTGTCATATTTAACAAAAGCAGAAAAGGATAAATACATAGCTGATATTGATCAAGCAATAGCAACTGCTAAGAATCAGATAAGTAATGCTGACAATACTAGTGATGTTGATTCAATAAAAACAAACCTAACAAACAGTATAAATAAAACTAAAGAAACAGCAATTTTACAGAATGAAAAAAATAAAGTGATAAGTGAAATTGATTTAGATGTCAAAAAGAAAACTGAGGAAATCAATGCACTTAATAACCTCAGTGCTAGTGAAAAGAAATCATTTATAAATCAAATTAATGCTGCATCCACAACAGCAAAACAAGCAGTAGAAGATGCGTCGTCATCTGCTGCTATAGTGACAGCTAAAAATGCATATGATAGCAGCAGTCAAAAAACAAAAGAAGCTGCCCAATTACAAAACGCAAAGAATAAGGCAAATGAAAATATCTTACAGTATGCTAAAACAAAAAAAGATGAAATTGCTAAACTGGATTTATCAGATACACAAAAGACAAAATTAAATAAAGAAATTGATCAAGTAGTAGGTAAAGCTAAAGATGCTATCACTCAATCAAACAGTATTAGTGATGTTGAAACATTAGAAAAGAATGCTAAAACATCTATTGATAATGAAAAAAATCAGGCAATAGGTGAAGAGTTTGCTAATAAATATATTAGAAAAGAAAAAGATGGTCCTATTTATAAAGAAACAACAAGTCAAAATGTAGATCAGATTTTAAATGGAAAAGAACCATGGAAGGATTTAACAGTTCAACAACAAGCTATTGTTGATCAGATTATTAAAGATGGATCTAATTTTACAACTTATCAGGATTATTTAGATAATGCAGATAAGTATCTTGATCAATATTCTACAAAATTTATTAAGAATCACATGACACAAGACAATGATATTATCACGGAAGTCAAATTATCAACATTAGATAATATCTTAGGTGGAGAAAAAGAGTTTGGTGAGTTAAGTCAATCTGAAAAGAATGCTATTAATAAGAAATTAAAAACTGCAGGAGCGACTCAAACATATGAGGAAATGTTGACTGATGCACATATGTTAGCGAAGGAAAATGCTTCAACTTTTGTTAAGGATTATTTAACAGTTGATAATCAAGTCGTGACAGAAGTCAATCAAAAGACGTTGGATGCGATTTTATCAGCAGAAAGTGAATATAGTACTTTAACTCAATCTGAAAAAGATGAAGTCAATGCCAAATTAAAAGCATCAGGATCAACTCAGACATATGAGGAAATGCTTGCTGAAGCGAAAGTCATGCTTACTGAAACAACGAATCACTTTATTGAAAATCATATGACACAAAATAATGAGATTATCACGAAAGTCAAGATTTCAACACTAGATAATATTATAGGAGGAGAAGATGATTTTAATGCCTTGACATATGCTCAGAAAGCAGAAATCAATGCAAAGTTAAAAACTGCAGGAGCGACTCAAACATATGAAGAAATGTTAGCTGATGCACATATGTTAGCAAAGGAAAATGCTTCAACTTTTGTTAAGGATTATTTAACAGTTGATAATCAAGTCGTGACAGAAGTCAATCAAAAGACATTGGATGCGATTTTATCAGCAGAAAGTGAATATAGTACTTTAACTCAATCTGAAAAAGATGAAGTCAATGCTAAATTAAAAGCATCAGGATCAACTCAGACATATGAGGAAATGCTTGCAAAGGCAAAAGCAATGTTAGAAGGTACAGCAGATGGCTTCCTTAAAATACATATGACAGATTCAAGAAATGAGTTGATTACAGTTGTAACAAGAGAAAACTTGGATAAAATTATAAATGGAGAAATGGATTTCAATGCATTAACAGCAGCACAAAAAAATAAAGTGAATGCCGAGTTAAAAGCTGCAGGAGCAACACAAACATATGAAGAAATGTTGGCAACTGCAAAGAAAATGGTTCAACAAAATGCTAATGATTTTATTGATAAATATGTAAGTGATAGAAGTAGGAATATCTATAAGACTGCAAATCAATCTAATTATGCACAGATTCTTTCTGGTCAAGAAGTTTGGAATCAATTAAGTGAATCAGAAAAGAATGCTATCAATGAGTTATTAATTCATTCAGGCGGTAAGACATATGAGGAATTATTGAAACAAGCAAATGAGATCAAAAAATCAGTCAAAACAGATGATGATACAGATATGATGCCTCTTTATATGCTTTTATCATCTTCATTAGTACTTGGTGGCTATATTTATATAAAAAGAAAGCAGACCATTTAA
- the feoB gene encoding ferrous iron transport protein B has product MVIQVALAGNPNSGKTTLFNALTGANQFVGNWPGVTVEKKEGKYKGDKDIKITDLPGIYSLSPYTLEEVVSREFLLNEKVDVILNIIDGSNLERNLYLTTQLLELGIPVVVAINMLDVIEKRGDKIDYEKLSKRLGCPIVPISALKNKGIEKVMEKVRESVHCSFEVKNIYNKDINEVLKQIGYLLPKTIDQDKKFFYSVKLFERDDKIITSLKINIDDESLIQKIEKKLDDDSESIITDARYTYITDIMKDCYVKANREQLTTSDKIDRIVTNRILALPIFALVMFIVYYVSVTTVGTFITDWTNDVLFGEIIPPAIEGFLTAINCATWLQSLIIDGIVGGVGAVLGFVPQMLVLFIFLAILEDCGYMARVAFIMDRLFRKFGLSGKSFIPMLIGSGCGVPGIMASRTIESDRDRKMTIMTTTFIPCGAKLPIIALIAGALFNGASWVSPSAYFLGVGAIIISGIILKKTKMFVGDPAPFVMEMPAYHAPRVMNVLRSMWERGWSFIKKAGTVILLSTIVIWFLQSFGFENGGFAMVEDINHSLLAMIGQTFAWIFTPLGWGEWKGAVATITGLVAKENVVATFGQLYGFAEVAEDGTEIWGTLAMSFTALSAYSFLAFNLLCAPCFAAMGAIKREMNNGKWTAFAIIYQCVFAYAVALIIYQIGNFILYGVFGIWTVVALIVIIAVIYLLLRKVKTSEKLEVQYSVNS; this is encoded by the coding sequence ATGGTTATACAAGTTGCATTGGCAGGAAATCCCAATAGTGGGAAAACAACATTATTTAATGCTTTAACAGGAGCAAATCAATTTGTTGGAAACTGGCCAGGGGTTACAGTTGAGAAAAAAGAAGGAAAATATAAAGGTGATAAAGATATTAAAATTACTGATTTGCCTGGGATTTATTCCTTATCACCTTATACATTAGAAGAAGTTGTTTCTCGTGAGTTTTTATTAAATGAAAAGGTTGATGTTATATTAAATATCATTGATGGTTCTAATTTGGAGCGTAATCTTTATTTAACGACACAATTACTTGAACTGGGAATACCCGTTGTTGTTGCTATTAATATGTTGGATGTTATTGAAAAACGTGGTGATAAAATTGATTATGAAAAGCTTTCAAAGAGATTAGGATGTCCTATTGTTCCTATTTCTGCCCTTAAGAATAAAGGGATTGAGAAAGTGATGGAAAAGGTAAGAGAGAGTGTTCATTGTTCTTTTGAAGTTAAAAATATTTATAATAAGGATATTAATGAAGTCTTAAAACAAATTGGATATTTATTACCTAAAACCATTGATCAAGACAAAAAGTTCTTTTATAGTGTAAAACTGTTTGAACGTGATGATAAAATCATCACATCATTAAAGATAAATATAGATGATGAAAGTTTAATTCAAAAGATTGAAAAGAAATTGGATGATGATAGTGAAAGTATTATTACAGATGCTAGATATACTTATATTACGGATATTATGAAAGACTGTTATGTAAAAGCTAATCGTGAACAATTAACAACATCTGATAAAATTGATAGAATTGTGACAAATCGTATTTTAGCTTTACCTATCTTTGCATTGGTTATGTTTATTGTTTATTATGTATCAGTCACAACAGTTGGAACATTTATAACAGATTGGACAAATGATGTTCTTTTTGGAGAAATCATTCCACCAGCTATTGAAGGCTTTTTAACTGCAATCAATTGTGCGACCTGGTTACAGAGTTTGATTATTGATGGAATTGTTGGTGGAGTTGGAGCAGTATTAGGATTTGTTCCACAGATGCTTGTGTTATTTATTTTCTTAGCTATTTTAGAAGATTGTGGCTATATGGCACGTGTTGCATTTATTATGGATCGTCTCTTTAGAAAATTTGGATTGTCTGGGAAGTCATTTATTCCTATGTTAATTGGTAGTGGTTGTGGGGTCCCAGGAATCATGGCAAGTCGTACAATTGAAAGTGACCGTGATCGTAAGATGACAATCATGACAACAACATTTATCCCTTGTGGAGCAAAACTGCCTATTATTGCATTGATTGCTGGTGCATTATTTAATGGTGCATCATGGGTTTCACCAAGTGCTTATTTCTTAGGTGTCGGAGCGATTATTATTTCAGGTATTATCCTCAAGAAAACAAAAATGTTTGTAGGTGATCCAGCACCATTTGTTATGGAAATGCCTGCTTATCATGCACCAAGAGTAATGAATGTTTTAAGAAGTATGTGGGAAAGAGGCTGGTCTTTCATCAAAAAAGCAGGAACAGTTATCTTGTTATCGACTATAGTCATTTGGTTTTTACAATCATTTGGATTTGAAAATGGTGGCTTTGCTATGGTTGAAGATATTAATCATAGTTTGTTAGCGATGATCGGACAGACTTTTGCATGGATATTTACACCTCTTGGCTGGGGTGAATGGAAAGGTGCAGTAGCAACTATAACTGGTCTTGTTGCTAAAGAAAATGTAGTTGCAACTTTTGGACAGTTGTATGGTTTTGCGGAAGTTGCAGAAGATGGTACAGAGATTTGGGGAACACTAGCCATGAGTTTTACGGCCTTATCTGCATATTCATTCTTAGCATTTAACTTGTTGTGTGCTCCATGTTTTGCAGCTATGGGAGCGATAAAAAGAGAAATGAATAATGGAAAATGGACAGCTTTTGCGATTATCTATCAATGTGTCTTTGCATATGCAGTTGCTTTGATTATTTATCAAATTGGAAACTTTATTCTTTATGGTGTTTTTGGAATCTGGACAGTTGTTGCGTTGATTGTCATCATAGCAGTTATTTACTTATTGCTAAGAAAAGTTAAAACATCAGAAAAACTAGAAGTTCAATATTCTGTCAATTCATAA
- the serC gene encoding 3-phosphoserine/phosphohydroxythreonine transaminase: MTQKRVYNFSAGPSTLPVPVLEKVAAQMLNYKDSGMSVMEMSHRSSSYLEIFNETKALLKKVLNIPDNYKILFIQGGATQQFSTIPLNLMKNGKADYIITGAFSKKAAQEAKKFGDIHIAYNGADNGFKHIPTQEELDLREDASYVHLCANNTIFGTEWKYVPDTKGVPIVADMSSNILSKPINVADYGMIYAGAQKNMGIAGLGVVIVREDLIADHKENIPVLMEYDTIADNDSMYNTPPTFSIYVLGLMLEWIDSLGGLEAMQKKNEEKANLLYDYLDTTDFYQTHSDKDNRSLMNVTFTCPTKDLDAQFVKESIAAGMSNLKGHRSVGGIRASIYNAMSLEGVEALLEFMKKFEKENK; this comes from the coding sequence ATGACACAAAAAAGAGTTTACAATTTTTCTGCAGGTCCATCAACATTACCTGTACCAGTATTAGAAAAAGTAGCTGCTCAAATGTTGAATTATAAAGATAGTGGTATGAGCGTTATGGAAATGAGTCATCGATCATCGTCCTATCTTGAAATCTTTAATGAAACAAAAGCATTATTAAAAAAGGTATTAAATATACCTGATAACTATAAAATCTTATTTATCCAAGGTGGAGCAACACAACAATTCTCAACAATTCCATTAAACTTAATGAAAAATGGAAAAGCTGATTATATTATTACAGGTGCTTTCTCTAAAAAGGCAGCACAAGAAGCGAAAAAGTTTGGAGATATTCATATTGCTTACAATGGGGCTGACAATGGATTTAAACATATTCCAACACAAGAAGAATTAGATTTAAGAGAAGATGCATCTTATGTTCATCTTTGTGCAAATAACACAATTTTTGGAACAGAGTGGAAATATGTACCAGATACAAAAGGAGTTCCGATTGTTGCTGATATGTCATCTAACATTTTGTCTAAACCAATCAATGTTGCTGATTATGGAATGATTTATGCAGGTGCGCAAAAGAATATGGGTATTGCTGGACTAGGCGTTGTTATTGTGAGAGAAGATTTAATTGCAGATCATAAAGAAAATATTCCTGTTTTAATGGAATATGATACGATTGCTGATAATGATTCAATGTATAACACACCACCAACTTTTTCAATCTATGTATTAGGATTAATGCTTGAATGGATTGATTCATTAGGTGGATTAGAAGCAATGCAAAAGAAAAATGAAGAAAAAGCAAATTTATTATATGATTATTTAGATACAACTGATTTCTATCAGACACATAGTGATAAAGATAATCGTTCATTAATGAATGTTACGTTTACTTGTCCTACTAAGGATTTAGATGCTCAGTTTGTTAAAGAGTCAATTGCTGCTGGAATGTCTAATTTAAAAGGACATCGTTCAGTAGGTGGTATTCGTGCATCTATTTATAATGCTATGTCATTAGAAGGTGTAGAAGCGTTACTTGAATTTATGAAAAAATTTGAAAAAGAGAATAAATAG
- a CDS encoding FeoA family protein has product MTLKEVEVGSRVTVKKLNGQGAIKRRIMDMGITKGVEVYVRKVAPLGDPIEVTVRGYELSLRKADAAMIDVL; this is encoded by the coding sequence ATGACATTAAAAGAAGTTGAAGTTGGTAGTCGCGTGACTGTTAAGAAATTAAATGGTCAAGGAGCTATAAAACGTAGAATCATGGATATGGGAATTACAAAAGGTGTTGAGGTTTATGTTAGAAAAGTTGCACCATTAGGTGATCCTATAGAAGTGACAGTAAGAGGATATGAATTATCTTTAAGAAAAGCAGATGCTGCTATGATTGATGTTCTTTAG
- a CDS encoding FeoB-associated Cys-rich membrane protein, whose amino-acid sequence MNLSTFIVLCILILIVIQCIRIIRKDKKSGKSCGGDCGGCGSQSLCHHSQSIFEEYKKELHR is encoded by the coding sequence ATGAATTTATCAACATTTATAGTCCTATGTATTCTTATTCTCATAGTTATTCAGTGCATAAGAATAATAAGAAAGGATAAGAAAAGTGGAAAATCATGTGGTGGAGATTGTGGTGGTTGTGGCAGTCAATCATTATGTCACCACTCTCAATCGATATTTGAAGAATATAAGAAAGAGCTACATCGTTAG
- a CDS encoding glycyl-radical enzyme activating protein, with protein MSQGMIFNIQKFSIHDGPGIRTTVFLKGCPLRCLWCSNPESQLDYIQILYDQDKCCHCQHCVQICPQHAIQHLDNKIIINHEKCVGCLQCIHECPNIALSHEGEYQDIDNVVKICLQDIDFYEESHGGVTISGGEGMSQPRFVKELLHKLKKENIHVAIETTGYIEPTLFQELAPLFDLLLFDVKHYNSSQHFQGTAVHNELIIQNLKWAIDQGIEVLPRIPVIPDFNDSIDDAKGLAELLVSVGAKQVQLLPFHQFGEKKYEMLNREYTLKNKKALHPEDLKDYQQIFIDHHIHCFF; from the coding sequence ATGTCACAAGGAATGATTTTTAATATTCAGAAATTCAGTATTCATGACGGACCTGGTATTCGTACAACAGTTTTCTTAAAAGGTTGTCCCCTTCGCTGTCTTTGGTGTTCTAATCCCGAATCACAGTTAGATTATATTCAGATACTTTATGACCAAGACAAATGCTGTCACTGCCAGCATTGTGTACAAATTTGTCCTCAGCATGCCATTCAACATCTTGACAATAAAATTATCATTAATCACGAAAAATGTGTTGGCTGTCTACAATGTATCCATGAATGTCCTAATATTGCATTAAGTCATGAAGGTGAGTATCAGGATATTGATAATGTTGTTAAAATATGTTTACAGGACATAGATTTTTATGAAGAATCTCATGGTGGTGTAACCATTTCTGGTGGTGAGGGAATGAGTCAACCTCGATTTGTTAAGGAACTGCTTCATAAATTAAAAAAAGAAAACATTCATGTTGCTATTGAAACAACTGGATATATTGAACCTACCTTATTTCAAGAATTAGCCCCTTTGTTTGATCTCCTCTTATTTGATGTTAAACATTATAATTCATCTCAGCATTTTCAAGGAACCGCAGTTCATAATGAACTGATTATTCAAAATCTAAAATGGGCTATTGATCAAGGTATTGAAGTTTTACCAAGAATACCTGTTATTCCTGATTTTAATGATTCAATTGATGATGCGAAAGGCCTAGCTGAATTATTAGTATCTGTTGGTGCAAAACAAGTTCAGTTATTACCTTTTCATCAATTTGGTGAAAAAAAATACGAAATGTTAAACCGAGAATATACACTTAAAAATAAAAAAGCCCTCCATCCAGAGGACCTAAAAGATTATCAACAAATTTTTATTGATCACCATATTCATTGTTTTTTCTAG
- a CDS encoding phosphoglycerate dehydrogenase — protein sequence MNKIKLLNKISPVGLDLFEGKYQVGEEMDEEDGILVRSASLHEYPLNPNLKAIARAGAGVNNIPLDKCSEEGIVVFNTPGANANAVKELVLCGLFLSSRKVVEGIDWVKSLKGNEDAAKLVEKGKSQFVGPEIEGKKLGVIGLGAIGVNVANAAIKLGMEVYGYDPYISVNAAWGMSKWVKNARTMETIFSECDYITLHAPSTKETKGIINAENIALMKDGVRILNFARADLVNSQDVLKGVQDGKIAKYITDFATPDIIDQDNVIVIPHLGASTPESEDNCARMAVKEIKDYLESGNIVNSVNFPTINEPRTTKYRICLIHKNVPNMLAQFATLLANQEINIENMVNKAKGDYAYTIIETNDVVGIDDFNALENVVKVRVID from the coding sequence ATGAATAAAATTAAATTATTAAATAAGATTTCTCCAGTAGGACTTGATTTATTTGAGGGAAAATATCAAGTGGGAGAAGAAATGGATGAAGAAGATGGTATTTTAGTACGTTCTGCATCTTTACATGAATATCCATTAAATCCGAATTTAAAAGCAATTGCCAGAGCAGGTGCTGGTGTTAATAATATACCATTAGATAAATGCAGCGAAGAGGGGATCGTTGTCTTTAATACACCAGGAGCGAATGCAAATGCTGTTAAGGAATTAGTATTATGTGGGCTTTTCTTATCATCACGTAAGGTTGTTGAAGGAATTGATTGGGTTAAATCTTTAAAGGGGAATGAAGATGCTGCAAAATTGGTTGAAAAGGGGAAAAGCCAATTTGTAGGACCTGAAATTGAAGGTAAAAAATTAGGGGTTATAGGATTAGGTGCTATTGGTGTCAATGTTGCAAATGCAGCCATTAAATTAGGAATGGAAGTTTATGGATATGATCCATATATTTCAGTGAATGCGGCATGGGGTATGAGCAAGTGGGTAAAAAATGCTCGAACGATGGAAACTATTTTTAGTGAATGTGATTATATTACATTACATGCACCAAGTACTAAAGAAACAAAGGGGATTATCAATGCAGAAAATATTGCATTAATGAAAGATGGTGTCCGTATCTTAAACTTTGCTAGAGCAGATCTTGTAAATTCTCAAGATGTTCTCAAAGGTGTTCAAGATGGAAAGATTGCAAAATATATTACAGATTTTGCAACACCAGATATTATTGATCAAGACAATGTGATTGTTATACCGCATTTAGGTGCTTCGACTCCAGAATCTGAAGACAATTGTGCGCGTATGGCAGTAAAAGAGATAAAAGATTATCTAGAAAGTGGTAATATTGTGAATTCAGTTAACTTCCCAACTATTAACGAACCACGTACCACAAAATATCGTATTTGTTTGATTCATAAAAATGTACCAAACATGTTAGCGCAATTTGCCACTCTTTTAGCTAATCAAGAAATTAATATTGAAAACATGGTTAATAAAGCCAAGGGTGATTATGCCTATACTATTATTGAAACAAATGATGTTGTTGGAATTGATGATTTTAATGCATTAGAAAATGTTGTTAAAGTAAGAGTTATAGATTAA
- a CDS encoding DeoR/GlpR family DNA-binding transcription regulator: MSERHTKILELLTETKKVAVTDLSSLLNVSQVTIRKDLDQLENKGLIVRAHGFATLNSSDDINNRLAFHYDIKQKIAKLASLEVADGETVMIESGSCCALLALELAQTKQDVTLITNSAFIADYVRKVGKIRIVLLGGEYQKESQVMVGPMVRKCAETFFVDKFFIGTDGFSEISGFTGNDYMRSETVRDLTRQANKVVVLTESSKFNQVGTVSLLPIQNIHSVITDDGIPKDCEEYLFNQNVIVKKVN, encoded by the coding sequence ATGTCAGAAAGGCATACAAAAATTTTAGAATTATTAACAGAAACAAAAAAAGTTGCAGTTACAGATTTATCAAGTCTTCTCAATGTATCACAAGTGACGATTCGTAAAGATTTAGATCAATTAGAAAATAAAGGATTAATTGTTAGAGCACATGGCTTTGCAACCTTAAACTCTAGTGATGATATAAATAATCGTTTGGCTTTTCATTATGATATTAAACAAAAAATAGCTAAGTTAGCTTCTCTTGAAGTGGCAGATGGTGAAACTGTCATGATTGAATCAGGATCTTGTTGTGCTTTGTTAGCCTTGGAATTGGCACAAACAAAACAAGATGTTACATTGATAACGAATTCAGCATTTATTGCTGATTATGTGCGTAAAGTTGGGAAAATTCGAATTGTACTTTTAGGTGGAGAATATCAGAAAGAATCACAAGTTATGGTTGGACCAATGGTTAGAAAATGTGCTGAAACATTTTTTGTTGATAAATTTTTTATTGGAACAGATGGTTTTTCTGAAATATCTGGCTTTACAGGAAATGATTATATGAGAAGTGAAACAGTACGAGATTTAACGAGACAAGCAAATAAAGTGGTTGTCTTAACGGAATCATCTAAATTTAATCAAGTAGGAACAGTTAGTCTATTGCCGATTCAAAATATTCATAGTGTCATAACGGATGATGGCATTCCTAAAGATTGTGAAGAATATCTTTTTAATCAAAATGTGATTGTAAAGAAGGTGAATTAA
- a CDS encoding FeoA family protein — MMPLTFADVNKENIIKKVGGGNETKRHLENLGFVPGSLVSIITKNKGSIIVNIKDSRVAISEELAKKIMI, encoded by the coding sequence ATGATGCCATTGACATTCGCTGATGTAAATAAAGAAAATATTATCAAAAAAGTAGGTGGTGGAAATGAAACAAAACGTCATCTTGAAAATCTGGGGTTTGTTCCAGGGAGTTTAGTTTCTATCATTACTAAAAATAAAGGAAGTATAATAGTCAATATTAAAGATTCTAGAGTCGCTATTAGTGAAGAACTTGCAAAAAAAATTATGATTTAA